The Novosphingobium sp. G106 DNA segment ATGGCAATGCGGAGACTTTCATCGACGTCCTGGGCATGCTTGACGGGCCAGATCAACGTCGCGTGCAGAGTGCAGCTCGTAAGCTGCTGAACGAGCCACAGTCGCACATACGCTTGCAAAATGACTGATCACAGTCGCCGGCAATTGCATCTTCGTCGCCCCCAAATTCTTTTCAATCAACGGGATACATCAGTGTGCCAGGCCGTTGAGAAGGGGTCGCGCCATAAATGATCCCGTCCCCCCCTCCATGGCGCGGCCAAGAGAAAGTCACCCCACCTCATCCCCGCTTCGGCGGGGATTTTTCTTCAGTCGACTTGATAGTGAATGTGTCAGAGACCCCGCCGGAGCGGGGTCTCTACGGCAGTCATTTATGGCTGGTTATTCTGCCCGCCCTGCTGCCCAGCCTGTCCCGCTTGCTGGTTCTGCTGACCCTGCTGGCGGTCGGCCGCGGCTCCTTGCTGGCCGCCCTCTGGCGCCGCGCCAGGTGACTGGGGGGGTGCCCATTCCCTGCTGGTTCTACTGTCCGGATTGTCCGGCGCCGCCCTGCTGGTTCCGGTCAGCGTTTTCGCCCGGCTGTCCCTGCTGATTGCCTTGTTGATTTTGCTGACCGGCCTGAGTGCCGCCGCCCTGCGCCCTGCCGGGCCACCTTGATCGAACTCTAGGCCGTAGGGTCGCGGATTTAAGGCCACGCTGGGCGAATGGCACTTCGCAGCTCGTCGCGCGCATGCTGGCCAAACACATCGACGACTTTGCCAACCGTGACATACCGATCTCGTTGCCAAGATGATTCGAAGCCTCGAAGGAGACCGAGCTTTGCCAAGACAGGAATGACGAATGACCGCCGCCCCTTGAACGAAGCCACCTCTCCGCACTCTAACGAGGCGGCGCCTCTGCCCGCCCGCCTTCTGCGCTTGCCGGATGTCATGGCTCGAGTGGGAATGAAGCGTTCCGCGATCTATCAGCGGATGAGCGAAGGCAGGTTTCCGAAATCGCGATCGCTTGGCCCTAAATGCGCTGTGTGGGTCGAAGCGGAAATCGACGATTGGATACGCGGAATCGCGTCAACCTAGATCAGCATATGGCCCGCTCGTTTCGCAAACGCAGTACCGTCTAAGTTGCGGCATGATCCACAGATACTTACAGGGTGATCTTCTTCATCCCGTTAGCCTGAAGGGCAAACAGCGCCGGCTACGGGGCGAATTTCCGGCTCCGCTGACGCTGCGCGTTCACGGGTCGTTGTCCTGGCTGCGTCGCGCTGAAGGCGAAGCCGATGATCTCGATATCTGTTTCATTCTCCTTGGGGCGAGTTCGTCCTTCACTTCAAGAAACGGGCATCGGTTCGAGCGTCCCAAGCCATCCAACAATTACGAGGATCGCGGCGGCCAGAGTGAATTCCAGCCCAATGCTCAGGCGCAACGCGCGAATTGCAGCTGACCCATTGCCTGCATTGGCATTGCGCGCAAGCGCGGGGGAAAGCCTGAAACGGTTGAGTGCGGCAAGGCCGAGCATGCCGCCAAACAGAGTCAGTTTGATCAGCAGCAATTGTCCATATTGCGTCGATGGCAGCAGGGGCAAATCGTCAAGCTTGAGCAGGAAAGAAGTGTTCAATAGCCCCGTCAGTATCACTACAGCCACGACAATCGTTCCAACTCTTCCGAAGCTCGCGAGCATTTGCCAGGTCCCTAAAATATCCCCATCGGGCGCGAGCGCTGCTAGCTGTCGAAGCAGGATCACCAATGCGCCAAGCCATACCGACGCTGCCAGCAGATGGAAAATGTCTCCAGAAAACCGAACCATGCTAGCAGCGCCGTCCGACGCCGCCGCATGCCCTGACCACGCCAGTGATGCGATCGCAATTGCCCCAAAACCCGCGACAATTTTGGCTGCCGGGGTTTTAGGGCCTGCTGGAATTGCGGTGGACGTCAAGATTAGGACGAGCGCGGTGATCCGAACCAGAAACGCCCAGCCCACACCAGTGCTAGTCACTAGCGATGTAAAAAGATCAGGATCAATTTCGAAGGCACTTGTTCCCGCCATTGCAGCTGCCGTCATGGCGAAACCAATTAGACTCAAACACAGGCCTGCCACTACCAGCAAGGCAAGAGTGCCCCGTTTCAAAGGTGACGCGCGAGGCCAGGCCAATTGTGTCGCAAAGATTGGGGCGCCGAACAGCACGCCTAAATCGACATAAAGACCCCCGCGCACCAAGTGGATTGCCTCGAGGGACATATTTAGCGGACCGTGAAGGAGACCTTGCCGGAAACCCGATGCGTGTCATTCGAAACCGCATGCCAATTGACGTCGTATGTGCCGGCCGGAAGCGGGCGGGCGAGGGATGCCCTCAGCGTCTTGCGATCCGGGGCAAGGGAAGCCCTGATCCCGCTCACCTTCATTGCGATGTGTTTCCTGGATGATGACGCGGTGGGCATGCCGGTCATCACCAAGTCGAGGCCGGATAGAGGCGCGATCAAAGTCTCGCTGAATGTAAGGCTGATCTCGCGGACATTGCCCGTGTTTGCTGATTGAGCCGGCAGGGCGCGCCAAAGGCGCGGATGTGCCAGGGCTGGAGTGGCCGCAGCAACGGCGATGGCGGCAAGCAACGCTGCAACTGTTCGGATCTGTATCATTCTGCTTCTCCTCGCGAACCCGGTCTAACTGGATTAGGCTCAGTACCTCGCGGTGCGTTGGTTAAAGCGCAGATGGCGGATCGAGGTGCACGCTGGAAAGTTACTCCGGCGGGTCAACAAACCCGGGTTGGAATTGCTCGTCCAACCCGGGTCAAGCCAAATGCCAGCCCTGGTTGCCGTCAGTGGCGGCGGCACTCTTACCTCATTGACGCTCGCCATCTCTGCGTTTCAATAGCCATAATAACTGTAGCGCGGGTAGTAACGGCGCTGCCACTCGCGGCGGTGCCACCCGTCATGTTCTCGATCGAGTTGATCGTGCGCATATCGGTGCTCGTATCGCAATTGCCGATGCAATTGTGCATGCTCCCAGGGCGTCAAACCCTGCTCGTGTGCTTCGGCATGCTCTTCGTCGAGCTGATCATGAACGTCGCCGTGCTCGGCATCGAGCTCTTCATGCTCATCATCGTGGCGTGAATGGCTGCTGTAATAGGGGGTGTCATAATAGCCGCCGCCTGAGCCGATCGAGATCGACCAGCTGCTTTGCGCGAATGCCGCAGTCGGTGCCATCGCCGCAAATGCGGCCGCTCCGACAAGGGGTATCAGATTTCTTTTCACCATGCGCTCCTTCCAACTAAGCCCCTGCGACTGTTTGATACAATTGCTCTGCATGGTGGCTGAATGGAGGAGATGATTGGCGTTCATCTCCGGCAGGCGGGGCGAGGCCCGCCAACGCTGACGGTCTGTGATGGGCGTCGGGTAGGCCAATTCGGAGTGCAGAATCCAGTGGACACCGACCGGAGGCGGGTGAACGTCATCGCAGACCGATCACCCATCGAACAAATTGCTATTGCGAACCATTCGCATATGTAGTAGCAACATTGCAGCAACAAACTGGCATCTGATTCGGGGGGTACATGAAAAAAATTGGGCTGCTTCTGGCGGCGACAGCGCTGTCGACCGCGACACCGGCACTTGCCGAACAGTCTTCCCTTGAAGCAGAAGTCGCATTGCTGAAAGCGCAGATCGCGGCGCAAAAAGAGCAGCTCGCGGCACAGGCTGCGCGCCTGGAACTAGTCGAGGCCCGTTTGCAGACCGCTACGGCTCCAACCACTCCTCCTGTGGCCTTGGCGGAATCTACGAGCAGTGCCTCAGGAACGACTGCATCGCCCACGGCAGTCGCTGCCAACACCGTTGGTGCCGGCAGGGGCAGCGGCGGGGAAACGACGATCGGCGGTTATGGCGAGATCACCTACAACGGCTATCTCAAGGACAGCAGCCGCAATCAGGCTGACCTCAAGCGACTGGTGCTGTTTGTCGGCCATCGCTTCAGCGACAAACTCAGCTTCAACAGCGAAATCGAGGTCGAACATGCGGTTGCCAGTTCGGGCGACCAGGGCGAAGTCGCAATCGAGCAGGCCTACCTCGACTACTCTTTCAGCCAGGCAGCGAACCTCAAGGCAGGTCTATTCCTGATGCCGTTCGGATTTCTCAACCGCAATCACGAGCCGCCCGTGTTCTATGGCGTCGAGCGCAACGAAGTTGAAACCCGCATCATCCCCTCGACGTGGCGAGAAGGCGGGACCGGTCTCTATGGCAGCACACCGTTTGGCCTCAGCTACGATGTCGGGGTCACGACCGGCTTTAATGTCGCCAAATTTGATGATCCCGGCGCGCCGCTGGCAGGGTCACACCAGGAACTCCAGCTCGCGAAGGCTTCAAGCCTCTCGTTTTACGGCTCACTGGAATATCAGGGCATACCCGGCTTGCTGATCGGCGGCGCGGTTTTCACCGGCAACGCCACCCACAACAACGCCGACTTCAAGGGCGACCACAGCCTGCCGGATTTCTCGGGCATTACCTCCCGCGTCACTCTGTGGGACGTTCACGGTCGTTGGCAGCATCGGGGTCTCGACCTTCAGGCGCTCTACGCGCGGGGCACGATCAGCCATTCGGCAGCGCTCGGCGCTGTGGTGGAAAATTTCAATGACGCCAATGGCACCGAACTGCCGGTCGCTCCTTCAGCCTTCTACGGCTGGTATGTTCAGGGTGCTTACAGTTTCGCGCTCGGGGGGCACCGCGACCCTCGATCCGTTCGTCCGCTACGAGAAATTCGACACGCAGGCGCGCATGCCGCTGGGGCTCATGGCCGATGCGGTCAATCGCGACCGGGTGCTCACGACGGGCTTCTCGTTCCATCCGCTGCGCGAAGTGGTGGTAAAGGTCGACTACCAAAAATTCTTTGAAAACAAGGACAACGACCGGATCAATCTTGGTCTGGGCTACATGTTCTAACAATCGGGATAGATATAATATGCGCCTATTTTTCAGCCGCTATGGCAGCGGCCTGCTTTCTTGCACCCTGGCACTGGGTACTGCCACTGCACTCCCAGGCGTGGCCCACGCAGACGAAAACCTCTTTGGCTATAACACGGGCGCCGAGACCCTCCCGAAAGGCTCTGGCGAGGTCTATGTGTTCAACACCCTGCGCTCCGACAAGGGGCAGGGCACTTACCGCGCGATCGATACCGAGATTGAGGGCGAATACGGCGTCACCGACAGGATCACTGTGTCGGCCGCCGCTAGCTTCCTCACGATCGACACCCATGGTTTGCTGATCGACGGCTATCTTCCGGCGCCCATCGACAAGGGGCCACGTTTTTCAGGACTGGAGCTGAAATCGAAGTTCAACGTGCTCAGTCCCGCGCTCGACAATTTCGGACTCGCCGTCATCACCTCGGTCGAGTGGAAGCGGCTCGATCCGCATAGCGGCCAGCGCAAGACAGAGTACGAAGGTAAGGTCGTTCTCGCCGCGCAGAAGTATTTCCGTCAGGGGCAGATCGTCTGGGT contains these protein-coding regions:
- a CDS encoding AlpA family phage regulatory protein: MKRSAIYQRMSEGRFPKSRSLGPKCAVWVEAEIDDWIRGIAST
- the copD gene encoding copper homeostasis membrane protein CopD; its protein translation is MRGGLYVDLGVLFGAPIFATQLAWPRASPLKRGTLALLVVAGLCLSLIGFAMTAAAMAGTSAFEIDPDLFTSLVTSTGVGWAFLVRITALVLILTSTAIPAGPKTPAAKIVAGFGAIAIASLAWSGHAAASDGAASMVRFSGDIFHLLAASVWLGALVILLRQLAALAPDGDILGTWQMLASFGRVGTIVVAVVILTGLLNTSFLLKLDDLPLLPSTQYGQLLLIKLTLFGGMLGLAALNRFRLSPALARNANAGNGSAAIRALRLSIGLEFTLAAAILVIVGWLGTLEPMPVS
- the copC gene encoding copper homeostasis periplasmic binding protein CopC; its protein translation is MIQIRTVAALLAAIAVAAATPALAHPRLWRALPAQSANTGNVREISLTFSETLIAPLSGLDLVMTGMPTASSSRKHIAMKVSGIRASLAPDRKTLRASLARPLPAGTYDVNWHAVSNDTHRVSGKVSFTVR
- a CDS encoding porin, which gives rise to MKKIGLLLAATALSTATPALAEQSSLEAEVALLKAQIAAQKEQLAAQAARLELVEARLQTATAPTTPPVALAESTSSASGTTASPTAVAANTVGAGRGSGGETTIGGYGEITYNGYLKDSSRNQADLKRLVLFVGHRFSDKLSFNSEIEVEHAVASSGDQGEVAIEQAYLDYSFSQAANLKAGLFLMPFGFLNRNHEPPVFYGVERNEVETRIIPSTWREGGTGLYGSTPFGLSYDVGVTTGFNVAKFDDPGAPLAGSHQELQLAKASSLSFYGSLEYQGIPGLLIGGAVFTGNATHNNADFKGDHSLPDFSGITSRVTLWDVHGRWQHRGLDLQALYARGTISHSAALGAVVENFNDANGTELPVAPSAFYGWYVQGAYSFALGGHRDPRSVRPLREIRHAGAHAAGAHGRCGQSRPGAHDGLLVPSAARSGGKGRLPKIL
- a CDS encoding DUF6662 family protein, with protein sequence MRLFFSRYGSGLLSCTLALGTATALPGVAHADENLFGYNTGAETLPKGSGEVYVFNTLRSDKGQGTYRAIDTEIEGEYGVTDRITVSAAASFLTIDTHGLLIDGYLPAPIDKGPRFSGLELKSKFNVLSPALDNFGLAVITSVEWKRLDPHSGQRKTEYEGKVVLAAQKYFRQGQIVWVGNLGLKAGHEKRAPIANLPADFDWPTTPEMEIELSAGTGLTYRVAPNWFIGAETQYTSEYETEVGQERWSLFAGPTIHYGGEKFWATLTWFPQIKGGGERYTGQTDINLHLIEKTKNEFRLKLGMNF